A region from the Sphaerodactylus townsendi isolate TG3544 linkage group LG01, MPM_Stown_v2.3, whole genome shotgun sequence genome encodes:
- the MAPRE3 gene encoding microtubule-associated protein RP/EB family member 3 isoform X3, with protein sequence MAVNVYSTSVTSENLSRHDMLAWVNDSLQLNYTKIEQLCSGAAYCQFMDMLFPGCIHLRKVKFQAKLEHEYIHNFKVLQAAFKKMGVDKIIPVEKLVKGKFQDNFEFIQWFKKFFDANYDGKEYNPLLARQGQEVAPPPNPGDQNFNKSKKPIGTAVPQRTSPTGPKNLQNPARMNIAPSNIVRKNTPLTRNGGSEADAQILELNQQLMDLKLTVDGLEKERDFYFSKLRDIELICQEHESENSPIVSGIIGILYATEEGFAPPEDDEVDEQQQPEDQDEY encoded by the exons ATGGCCGTCAATGTGTATTCCACATCTGTGACTAGCGAGAACCTGAGTCGCCATGACATGCTAGCATGGGTCAACGACTCCCTGCAACTCAATTACACCAAGATCGAACAGCTCTGCTCAG GTGCTGCTTATTGCCAGTTCATGGACATGCTGTTCCCAGGCTGCATCCATTTGAGGAAGGTGAAATTTCAGGCCAAGTTGGAGCATGAGTATATCCACAACTTCAAAGTGTTGCAGGCGGCCTTCAAAAAGATGGGCGTGGACAAG ATTATCCCTGTAGAGAAGTTGGTGAAGGGGAAGTTCCAAGACAACTTTGAGTTCATTCAGTGGTTTAAGAAATTCTTTGATGCCAACTATGACGGGAAGGAGTACAATCCATTGCTGGCGAGGCAAGGCCAAGAGGTGGCCCCCCCTCCAAACCCAGGTGATCAGAACTTCAACAAATCCAAGAAACCCATTGGCACTGCAG TCCCGCAGAGAACCTCCCCAACAGGCCCCAAGAACTTGCAGAATCCCGCCAGGATGAACATCGCTCCCAGCAATATTGTACGGAAAAACACTCCTTTGACCCGGAACGGAGGCAGCGAAGCTGATGCCCAGATCCTGGAGTTAAACCAGCAG TTGATGGACCTGAAGCTGACGGTGGACGGTCTGGAGAAGGAACGTGACTTCTACTTCAGTAAACTGCGGGACATCGAGCTGATCTGCCAGGAGCACGAGAGTGAAAACAGTCCCATCGTATCAGGCATCATCGGCATCCTGTATGCCACAGAG GAAGGCTTTGCCCCCCCAGAGGACGATGAGGTGgacgagcagcagcagccagaggaCCAGGATGAATACTAG
- the MAPRE3 gene encoding microtubule-associated protein RP/EB family member 3 isoform X1, producing the protein MAPVRVRSLLSPSCGSSVEEQCLVPFRKHTVREERFYSWGMAVNVYSTSVTSENLSRHDMLAWVNDSLQLNYTKIEQLCSGAAYCQFMDMLFPGCIHLRKVKFQAKLEHEYIHNFKVLQAAFKKMGVDKIIPVEKLVKGKFQDNFEFIQWFKKFFDANYDGKEYNPLLARQGQEVAPPPNPGDQNFNKSKKPIGTAVPQRTSPTGPKNLQNPARMNIAPSNIVRKNTPLTRNGGSEADAQILELNQQLMDLKLTVDGLEKERDFYFSKLRDIELICQEHESENSPIVSGIIGILYATEEGFAPPEDDEVDEQQQPEDQDEY; encoded by the exons ATGGCCCCAGTCAGAGTACGCTCTTTGCTGTCTCCTTCCTGCGGAAGCAGTGTGGAAGAGCAGTGCCTCGTCCCTTTCCGAAAACACACTGTCCGGGAGGAGCGCTTCTACAG TTGGGGCATGGCCGTCAATGTGTATTCCACATCTGTGACTAGCGAGAACCTGAGTCGCCATGACATGCTAGCATGGGTCAACGACTCCCTGCAACTCAATTACACCAAGATCGAACAGCTCTGCTCAG GTGCTGCTTATTGCCAGTTCATGGACATGCTGTTCCCAGGCTGCATCCATTTGAGGAAGGTGAAATTTCAGGCCAAGTTGGAGCATGAGTATATCCACAACTTCAAAGTGTTGCAGGCGGCCTTCAAAAAGATGGGCGTGGACAAG ATTATCCCTGTAGAGAAGTTGGTGAAGGGGAAGTTCCAAGACAACTTTGAGTTCATTCAGTGGTTTAAGAAATTCTTTGATGCCAACTATGACGGGAAGGAGTACAATCCATTGCTGGCGAGGCAAGGCCAAGAGGTGGCCCCCCCTCCAAACCCAGGTGATCAGAACTTCAACAAATCCAAGAAACCCATTGGCACTGCAG TCCCGCAGAGAACCTCCCCAACAGGCCCCAAGAACTTGCAGAATCCCGCCAGGATGAACATCGCTCCCAGCAATATTGTACGGAAAAACACTCCTTTGACCCGGAACGGAGGCAGCGAAGCTGATGCCCAGATCCTGGAGTTAAACCAGCAG TTGATGGACCTGAAGCTGACGGTGGACGGTCTGGAGAAGGAACGTGACTTCTACTTCAGTAAACTGCGGGACATCGAGCTGATCTGCCAGGAGCACGAGAGTGAAAACAGTCCCATCGTATCAGGCATCATCGGCATCCTGTATGCCACAGAG GAAGGCTTTGCCCCCCCAGAGGACGATGAGGTGgacgagcagcagcagccagaggaCCAGGATGAATACTAG
- the MAPRE3 gene encoding microtubule-associated protein RP/EB family member 3 isoform X2 codes for MAPVRVRSLLSPSCGSSVEEQCLVPFRKHTVREERFYSWGMAVNVYSTSVTSENLSRHDMLAWVNDSLQLNYTKIEQLCSGAAYCQFMDMLFPGCIHLRKVKFQAKLEHEYIHNFKVLQAAFKKMGVDKIIPVEKLVKGKFQDNFEFIQWFKKFFDANYDGKEYNPLLARQGQEVAPPPNPVPQRTSPTGPKNLQNPARMNIAPSNIVRKNTPLTRNGGSEADAQILELNQQLMDLKLTVDGLEKERDFYFSKLRDIELICQEHESENSPIVSGIIGILYATEEGFAPPEDDEVDEQQQPEDQDEY; via the exons ATGGCCCCAGTCAGAGTACGCTCTTTGCTGTCTCCTTCCTGCGGAAGCAGTGTGGAAGAGCAGTGCCTCGTCCCTTTCCGAAAACACACTGTCCGGGAGGAGCGCTTCTACAG TTGGGGCATGGCCGTCAATGTGTATTCCACATCTGTGACTAGCGAGAACCTGAGTCGCCATGACATGCTAGCATGGGTCAACGACTCCCTGCAACTCAATTACACCAAGATCGAACAGCTCTGCTCAG GTGCTGCTTATTGCCAGTTCATGGACATGCTGTTCCCAGGCTGCATCCATTTGAGGAAGGTGAAATTTCAGGCCAAGTTGGAGCATGAGTATATCCACAACTTCAAAGTGTTGCAGGCGGCCTTCAAAAAGATGGGCGTGGACAAG ATTATCCCTGTAGAGAAGTTGGTGAAGGGGAAGTTCCAAGACAACTTTGAGTTCATTCAGTGGTTTAAGAAATTCTTTGATGCCAACTATGACGGGAAGGAGTACAATCCATTGCTGGCGAGGCAAGGCCAAGAGGTGGCCCCCCCTCCAAACCCAG TCCCGCAGAGAACCTCCCCAACAGGCCCCAAGAACTTGCAGAATCCCGCCAGGATGAACATCGCTCCCAGCAATATTGTACGGAAAAACACTCCTTTGACCCGGAACGGAGGCAGCGAAGCTGATGCCCAGATCCTGGAGTTAAACCAGCAG TTGATGGACCTGAAGCTGACGGTGGACGGTCTGGAGAAGGAACGTGACTTCTACTTCAGTAAACTGCGGGACATCGAGCTGATCTGCCAGGAGCACGAGAGTGAAAACAGTCCCATCGTATCAGGCATCATCGGCATCCTGTATGCCACAGAG GAAGGCTTTGCCCCCCCAGAGGACGATGAGGTGgacgagcagcagcagccagaggaCCAGGATGAATACTAG